GTCCACAGCCTCCTCCACAGAGCAGGAGAGGCATGTAGGGCTGGTTGGGAGTCACATCATTCTCTTTTCAAgaccagcctcttttttttttttgtctttgtgtgcagtctttaTTTCAGATCATTGTCAAAATACCATCAGGTTATTCCTCAAGAAAAGAGCAAAGATCACTCTCTACCAAAACTTAGGAATTATATACAGAACTTTACAACTCAGAGGACAACACTTTAGCTGAAGCCTGACTGCTGACCAGAGAATGAATTCTGAGTAGACTCGGCGAAGGGAagcaggcagggaagggaagggagccaTGTGAATCAAACTTCAGCTGCTATCAGGGAAAGTCTGGTGATGGTCACAGATTGGAGGCTGTGTTTGGAGGTTCAAGTACATCTCAGGTTCCATGTGTCTAACTGGCTACACCCCTGGCTGAGGTGCCATTAAGTCAATGTCACTCAAATTCCTGGCCAGCCAAACTCCTGCAGTGAAAAGTCCCAAATTGAGAATCAAGTTCCTCCGGAAATCATTCCTGTCTGCGAAGCGGTAGATGCCCCAGAGCCAATCTCCCACGTTGTCCAGAATTTCGGGAGCTTCCTTTGCGCAGCCGCCAGCACTCACACCGACCCCACTGAAAGCCATAGCAGCACCTCTATGCTCCGCAAGGCCTGACCAAAGACCAGCCTCTTGAAAAAGCCTGGCATCCCCACACAACAAGGCATTGCAGAGCAAAACAGGAAAGCATCCTGAAGTTCCTGTCAGTGTTTGTTAGAACGGGGCTTGAGGATGGAACTCCCATGCACAAAGCCAGGGGAAGACTGGCAGGCTTTCTGTAATGGACATCTGAGTTGTCGGCAGAGAAATCCTTAGGCTGAAGTGTCTATAATGCAGCCACTATTGCTGTGTTGGGAATAGCCATCTGCAAACTCCAGACGCACTTTAGGCTGTGTGACAATAGTGATGCCATCATACGCAGGTTAATATAGGTTCAGAGAAAGAAAGTGGAAGGTCAAAGGCAAGGGCTTGGCACTGGAAGGAGAACACAAGGTACcagtgctatttaaaaaatattttattgatttattttttagagagagcggaagggagagggagagatagaaatatcaatcagctacctcctgaacgctccctactggagatcaagcctgcaatcctggAATGTGTCCttaccaggaatctaaccagtgacttcttggtgcatgggtcgacactcaaccactgtgccatactggccaggcaaggTACCAGTTCTTAACTCTTTGTCATAATGTAGAGTTGGAATACACTCTGCAAATAAAATGTAGCAGATTGCTAAAAAGTCACTCCTTAAATTACACATTCAACATAGAAGGGAATGATGTCTTTTGaaggaaatatatgaaatatccttatctaaaaattttttaatctctcCTCTAATAAATTCTGATATTTGTAGCATATATCACATCACAGAGTAGAATACATTATTTTCCAGGTCTTGaaccacagaaataaaagaaatacaacaaaGAATATTTTCTCCATACTAACTTTAGGATCAGCCCCAGCCACAGAAGAAATTACAGAAATCCCTTCCCCAAAACATGCTGCAGTTACTCAGAACTGGAGTAGCCCTCAGCGTGGTTCTCTGCAGCTTCTGGGATCAGCAGTTTGTGAGTCGCTCTATTTGGAGGCCATCTGATCAGAAGGgttgggaagaggagaggaggaatgAGGATGGCTGAGTAGGAGACGTGTCTTTGCACTGTTGTCCTGACAAATCTGGACTTGACGTCAGCACCCTAGTGCTTGCTGGCCAGGAGGAATCAAGACATAGAAGAGCCAGGGAATCAGGGATCAATCATGGGGAACCATAGAGTGAGAAAGATGATGGacatttagaaagagaaaaggcaatGCCGGGGTAAAGGAGAGCTTGGTAGAGAGGGGAGGATAGATAGCGTGGTACGCAAGCGCACAAAACATTTACGAAGTCGTCTTAATAGTAAGAGGCTGATGCGGAAGCATATCCACCAAGATATgtttccaaagaaaaaaaatgtttctatcttAATGTCTATAAAATAACACTGGAACTATTTTCACTTCAGGTGCGATGTCATTGTTCTCTTTTAGTGAGCATTTCACAATTAGAAGGgtggtgtgtttttaataaaGGGACGCCATGCAGCCATTCACAACGATCCTTGTAATAACAAGGAGGCTTGTTTATGTTACATGAAGAATTGCAGGACACAGAACTATAAATAATTTATGAACTCAGCtatgcaaaaaaattttttttaaagattagaaaGGAAATATGCCCAAAATGTCACTAGTTATTACCTCTGGGTGGTACAGAACTGaatgatttttctcattcttcttcccaattttttttcaattaagcaTCTATTACTTTTATATTCACAGAAAGccacacatattattttttaaaaaacaacaacaaccacggTACAGAAATAAAATCTCTCTGAATATTTTAGTTCACAAATGTATAACTGTAAGCTGCTGTATAAATGTATAACTGAATATAGATGATCACTGTTTCATTTATTCTCAAATAAGAATGAATGCTGGGATTGTCAGGAATAATACATGGCAAAAGCTCCTGGCAAAGTACTCTACCTACTTAAACAGAAAGAGATTATGCAAATATTTAGAGTGCTTAGAGTATGGCCTAACTGCTGGGTAAATGCTTATTAAGTAGCCTACATACAGGGCCATGGACTAAAAATTATAACCCCGCTCACAAAACGAATGTCACCTTATTAGAGCCCAAATACAGTTGCAATATTATTAGCAAACTGTTTTTGCCAACATGTTTAAGGGAGAAGCTAAATTCTGGCAGGCTAAAATTACTGTCCCTGGCAGAAACACGTCCAATGCGGGAGGCAGTGACGCATCAGGGAATGCAGGAGGGCTACAGAGGGAGGGGGTTTGGGTCCGAGTCCTGGTTCTGCCCCTTAACATAGCTACACaaccttaggcaagtcatttcCTCTCCCTGCGATTCTGTTTCTTATCCCCAAATAAGTATAATGTCTAAACTGCCAGGACTGCCATGAGAACAGgcaagtgtgtgtatgtgtagaatGACTAGCAGAGAACCTGGCTCAAaccagagaaggaaggaaggaatgaacaAATAATCAAAGCAGGTGAGCTTTTCCTCCTTTTTGGTATTGTCTACGGAGACCAAAGTACTTGTTCAGTACACGCTGGAGGAACAGTGGTGGGCCAGAGACCTACTGGtgggccagccccactcccatttCCTCCCTTTCCCACCTCCAGTATAGAGGCTGGAAATGCTACACACACAGTTCCCCAGACTCCTTTCTAGCTAACAGTGACACTAGCAGAAACTGGCTCAGGGAAGTCCCAGGAAACTTCTGCTATCTTGAAAAGGGGGTCAGATGTCACTGGTATTGCCTCCCaaccttccttcttctcttaaaGATGGAGGAGCCTTGTtaccatgaaagaaaaataagctcCACTTTATTTAAGCTACTTTTTGTCTAAACCTGCAAATACATCAAGCCAAATACATTATGAAAGAATACAAACCATGAATATAACTTTCATTAGGTCTAGTCCTTGCTCTCATGAGGACAATAAAAAGGGCTcacaaagaaatgtaaaattataatgtATTATTAGTGTTATGAAGAAGGAGCACTTGAAATTCTCTCCTTCATGTCAAGGGTTTTGAGCCAGGGTGTGGTgtagtgaggggggggggggaggtagagagagagattgagaataCATATCTGTGGTCAGGAAAGCTTCCTGAGAGGTCATGATGATATTGGGGAAGGAGGGGATTAGTGGGGAGAGAATTCTCAGCAGAGCGAATGGcaggtgccaggccctgtggAAGAACAGAAGAGTATGAAGTGTGAGATCTTCACCATGACAGCAGCTGTCTCACGGAGGCATGAAGACGTATAATACAAGATCAGACcatgggaggtgggcaggggcagacCTCTTTCAACTTTGTACTTATTTTAAGTATTTAGTTGTCTTTCCCCTCTAAGAGTAAGGAAAAGCAATATAAGTGAGTTTGGCAAAGAGGTGATGTTTTCATTTTGGATTCTGGTGGTAATTTATCTCTCTGTGGGTGTGGTGTGGTGcatgagaaagagagattgagGATATGTATCTGTGGCTAGCACAGCCAACCAGATAGCCAACGTccattctcccttcttctttgccACGAGAAACCAGATTTTGTTTGGGGCAGCCATGTGCCATGCCCAGCTAAAGGACTACGATTGGTCCAAGCCAATAAGCACATTGCTCTTCCCTTTTTCCCAAGACTCCCTGGAGTCCAGGAATGGTCATGTGACCTGGATCTGACTGATGAGCCTCAGAAGTCCagctggtggtggggtgggggtgaaggtgtGTATAGAGGGCACAGTCTTAGGGAAGTGTTTGCTTTCCTGATAAAAGGGGGCCCATGTGGTCAACACAGCCATCCTGAGACCACAGGGCAACAAACAGGAAGATGAGAGCCAGTATGCTAAGAATGATGATGCTTACAGTCAGGAAGACCCCGGGGCCCCGAGGGCACTGCTGGGAGGTGAGCTCAGGACCCCTATTTGTTTAAGCTGCCAATGCGTGGGTGGCCTGTCAGTTGCAGCCAAACACTTTCCTAAGTGACATGCAATCTTTTCTCATCTGACCAAAGGAGAAAAGGCTACAGATCCACAGCTGCTCACCACGCCTGGTAAGGAGTGtgctcagcagctctaaggagccGGCACTGCACTGGATAACATTCCCTTTCCAAAACCAGAACTGTTCGATACAGCAATAGAATGGGAACCAATTATGAAAAACTATGACTGTAACTTCAGGCCAACTAGCTGGATGGTACTTATAACGGAGGGGGCAGGCCACCAGACGAGGTAGATCATCAGAAGAGCTATTCTGCCTCATCAATGGCACCAGGGACACTCAGAATGGTTCTATaccagccttttaaaaaatgggctaaaAATGAATCCTCCTTCGATGCTTTTATACAGAATAAGTGAGCTGAGACGAACTTGTTTATGGAGAGCTGCGGAGAATCACATGTGAGCACGAGAGGGGGCGGTCATTACAAGTGATAAAGGGACTCCATCCACTGGAGTGCAATCTAAGGTATTCTAAGCTCAATTCAGAGTTTTTGAAATGGGCATGACTATTGCTTCCCTTCATCAAGGGCAGAAATTGGTTGGACACTATTGATCTGTTCACACAAGCCACCAGGAAAAAATCACTATGGAAAAGCAGGTTGGGCATGTGAGTTTCTACGGGACAAGAGACACTAAATGCCCAAATAGGACACCTGTTGGAATTCTGTGAGCGGGTTCAGTTAACTCTGCTGCAACTTAAAATTTCTAGTATACAATGCCAATCACTGTACGTGTGCTTACCTCCTACCTATGGTCAAAGTGGCAGTATTTAAAATGTGACAAAATAGAGACGTTCTTATAAACACACGGAtagagaaatatgtaaaaatgacCATAATactttaggaaaaatattttaaataactgcaGACAAGccttgaattttaataaaatcatttatCTAACAATGAACTACTACCTAAAGAAATATTACATGAGTAAAGGCAGCTGGCTGAAGAGCTGGCCTGTTGCGTCAGAAATCAGACAGTGACACATGTCCATCAGTTTGGGCTGCTATGACCCAGTgtcacaggctgggtggcttataaacaacagaaattgatgCCTCTCAGCTCTGGAGGCTGCAAGTCTGAGATCAGGTGCCAGCAGGGAGGGGTTCTGGTCAGGCTCTCTCTCAAGGTGCAGAGGTTTGACTCCTCGCTGTGTCCTCCCTGGACCGACAGAGAGGtgagagctctctggggtccttttcataaggacactaatcccaatcATGAGGGGTCACCCCTATGATCTAACCGCCTCCCAAAGACCCCACCTCCTGATACCATCACATGGGGGTTAATGATTTCAACActggaattttgggggaacacaaatATTCGGTCCATAGCATGACACAAAGGCAGGAATGTGAAGTATATTAAATAACCCTGGGGTTTTAAATTCCAGTAAGATTAGGAAGATCAAAAAGTCCTAACTAAGGATATTAAAGGAACTATAAATAGTccaatatgatttaaaaaaaagtcatgattGCCAATCTTAAGTAGATATGGGTAAATTTATTTCATGATttgcaaaaacataaaatatgccTGCCTGAATATGCAACTTTCCTACAAATGACTATTGTACTTTACCTATTCCTTTCTTATGGTTATTAATTACCATTCATTAAGTGATAAAGTGTGTGTGCCAGGCAGTATATAAAACACCTGAAAGGGAAGGGCATTTAGATGTTTCAATGAAGAAACTAACATTTCAGAGTAGTTAGGAATATTGCTAATATCTACATCTCAGGATTATTTTGATATCCTCAGGGAAAGAATAGCATGCTGGGGTCTCCAAGACCACCCCCTGGTTTGATGACTCATTGGGAGGACTCATAGTACCCAGCACGTTACTCCTGGTGTGATTTATCCCAGCAAACGACACAGACCAAGATCAGCAAAGGGTCGGGTGCATGGGGCAAAGTGTGCAGAAAAGCAGGTGCCAGCTCCCGAGAGGCCCCTCCCAGTGGAGTCTCACAGGTTGTGCTCCATTCCTCCAGCAAGGAGCTGTCCACCAGGGAAGCTCACCAGAGACTTTTTACTGGGGGCTGGTCACGAAGGCGGCCTCTGCCTGGCACAGACAGACTACTCATTAAGTGGTGCCAGGGAAGCTGGTAATCCCAACaggagcataaaataaaataaagtagggtCCCTATTGCTACCATACACAAAAGTCAGCTCCAAACAAATTAAAGACCTAAGTATGAAAGATCGTTTaagcttttagaagaaaatgGAGTATCTTAACCTCAGGGTAAAGAATGATTTCctaaacagaacaaaacagaaaatgcaCTGAGCATAAGAGCAATTGGACTACATTAAAACTTAAAACTCTGCttatcaaaaacaaaataatttaaaaaatgaaaagatagttAAATCTAAGAAAAGTTAGCAACAACTAATATAAGCTGACAAAAGAGTAACCCGTAAAATACATAAAGGACTGTTCTAAATAACTGGAAGAAGCATCTATACCTCAATGGAAAAAACTGGCCGAGATAAACAGACAATTTGGAGAGGAGGCCGCCCACAAGGTCAGATGACTCCACATGGGAAAAGATGTTCTTTGGATTCTCTGTCACGTGCCCTTAATGCCTAACTGAAACGCAGGCTTCAACAGCACtattcatgttttatttcataaGCTGGCTGTGTGctcattttattaatctttagCCTATTTTGTTGTActcattttattaatctttagCCTATTTTTGGTGTTCTTTatgttttccagttttttaaaacgctgaaacatttaaaactttaaaaatatatagcttaATACTTAATCCTCAGTACGATTTTGGAGACTCAATGGTAAAATGTATGAGAAATGCCTATGGTAGGCAACTCAATAAATAAACTGAATTGGAAATAATAAGAAAACTTCCTAGAGTCACCAAGCTAATAGAAAGTAGTAGtgccagaattcaaacccagtttTGCCTGCCCTCTAGGGCCAAGCATTTCCTAATACACCCTAAATTAACGAGTAGATAAACAAACACAAGTTTGTGTTGGGGATAAAGGCTTCTTATAATAAACTAGTTCTAGTTTATAAAATCAAACACAACAGGAATAGAGCAGAGGTTAAAGcaccatttcaaaataaaagggcTTACTTTTTCTTTAAGGAAATCTATTAAAAGAACATCATAGATTGTAACTGAAGTTGGATGAAAAACATCCTTTGGATCTTAAAAAGCTTACCTGATGCCAGTTAATAACATAAACTTGTACCTGAATCACTGTTCCGGTTGCAATGAGTTTCCAGGCTGGATAAGAAATGCTCATGTTACCTATTACTCTATCCCACGAACAGGGCAGCTTTGCTTCATGCTTACAGCTCCGACTTAATTCTCCCTAACTACCTTCTGTTCAACCACAATTATCTTCAGATTGGTGGGGAGAAATCAACTTGTGTCAGTTTTAAGTAGATCAAATTTATTAAACTCTGAAAATCAGTTACTTGAGGGCTATCCTGGCAGGCAaatctacactgagtggccagattattatgaccacctgacgtttgtaggcaaattagctataatttcgcgctgaagttgcacCATCACAAATCTATACAGTGTGAGtttgttaacattttttattattctatttatatatcaactaccaaaaatatttctttgaaaaatttctgaatttttaaaaaatgttatggactgaatgtttatgCCCCTATCCCcaattcatatgctgaaatcctaacccccaatctGGTGGTATTAAGAAGTACTGGCCGTGGGGTAATTAGatcataagggtggggccctcacCAATGGGATTAGTTAGTGCCCTTTAAGAACACACCCAAGAGAGCTTGTTTTCTCTCTCAGCTCTCCACTATGTGGGGATCAAGAAGGCAGCTATGAGCAAACCAGGATGAGGGCTCTCACCAGATACTAGATCTGCtttatcttggacttccagccttcgaaattgtgagaaataaatgtgttgtttaagccacccagtctatggtaattTGTAGTAGCAGCATAAACAGACTAATACACATGCTAAAAATGAAATGCCTTAAAAAAGATACCAGACTCCTGACTATCCTCAGGGCCTTCCTGCCTCTGCATCTTGTTTCATGTGGCTCTCTGTGGCAGATTCTGTCAATCCATTCTGCATTCGTTTCTCCCTCACTGGGATTCTCTCACAGCTTGCTCTATGGCTGCCAGTACTTTTAGGCTcccattcttcatttctttgtgtGGCACAGCTTTGTACGGTAGAAGAAAACGGATATTTAGTCCTCAAACCACATCTCAATGACAGAACACTCCACTCAGGAGCACTGTGGCCTCTGAACCCGCCCATTCGAGGTTTCAGTGTCTGTCTGATGACAAGTGAAGTAATAAATATTGGTTTAACACTGGCTCTGTCTCTGGACCATCTGACAGCATGTTTTCAAGCCAAACCCAAACCAGATGAAGTTCAAGGCAACTTTGATGAGCACCTAACTGCTGGCTGGTTTCGGATCTGCTGTGGCGCGTATGtgcacccacacacacaggccaTGCCCCTGCCTATGAGAGACACCCCCTCACAAACTGACAGCAGTCATAGTCAATACACAAATACAGATTTGTGTAGGTCTAAATTAAACAAATTTCGGATGAAGGCAAACTACAAGTTCATTCTTCGCCTTACAAAGGATGAGCTGCAGAGACTCTCTAACATCCTCTGCCACATTCTATTTCTACAAATTCAATTTTCACAGGAACTTCTCTACTGCTGAGAGGAGGAGGCCAAGGGAGAGAATACCAGCtttatttacttatcttttttttaCCTCACAGTGGACCAACTTCAAGAAAATTAATTAAAGTCTAGCAGGAAAAGGTGGGTCAGACTCACTCTAAATTTCTGTGCACAGAAAGTTGCAGGTGAGTGCCATATTCAAGACTCAGAAGAACAGTGCCCTCTCTAGGGCATGAGATGGTAGAAGTCAGATCAAACGGTCTCTGAGGGGTGTCTTTTGGCACTGGAACTGCATCATTTCTATGGCTACTATCACTGTGACCTGCATGCATTAATCACTGAATTTCTCTCGGGGTGACCCTCCTGAAAGCATTTCAATATATAACTTGATAGATCTACTAGCTGTGATGTTAGATCATTTTGCAGTAAAGGCATTTGAGAAGGCTCATCTCCACGCAATAAAGTATATTCACTCTCTGTTGCTTCATATGAAAACAGCTAGACACATCCAACAAATGTGGAAGGTAATGTTTGGACAGAGTGACGGAAAAGCAGCTTAAGTGGCATATGAAATCTGCCTGGGGAGCTCTGTAAGGCGCCTCAAAGAAGCAGAAGCTGGTTCAGCCGCACAGCTCCTGGAACAGGTACAATGCGTGTCCACGGGGTAGGCAACTGAGAAAGCATACTGTGCACAGGGCCTGCAGCTGTGGACACAGCTGTGGTTTTAAGTAAGAGCCCACCCAGAAAGTCATGAGGGCAAATGCTGCAAACTAGTGATTTTCGAGAGAGCTGCCTCTCATATGGGCAATTCTATGCAAACTGCTTGGGGAAGTAGCAGCAGAGATGTCCTTACTTAACAACAGTTAGTGATTCTCTTGAGAAATGCTAGGAAAACCAGTGCAAAATAATAACTCAGACAAAATAAGCAATTGAAGGGTATTTAGGGAAGTTTAGGTACAACTTTAACCCCTGAGATCGCAATTATACACTTCAACTATGATGCTCCCCAAATATATCCCCAATAGATTATTTCCTCGAGTGCTGAACATTTATATTAAATACATGCATCAGCCACTGTCCATGTCTGACTTCTAAAATGTTTAGTTACAATGCCGAAAAATGTTTATCTTCACAAACTACAACCTGGGTGTAGGAGAAGCCCATTACAGCATATTGAGAGCGGCCAACCATCTCAGTTGCCAACAACACAGTGGTTTCTAAGGGTGCGAGCATTTTTGGTACTGAAACTGAGTCAGTTCCCAGCAAACCAGACTGGCTGGCTGCCCTCATTCTTCGTACAGTAATACGAGCTCCACAGTATAACTATAAACATTACCACCAATGCTAAGAGCTCCATAGAATGCAGTCTGCCCACAGGGTTTGCCAAGCTAAACTGTACAGAAGGCTCTtaataaacttgaaaataaaaacccATAAATAAGTCCCGGAGATATAATGTACACCATGGTGACTGTAGCTACTAATACTGTATTGAACATTTGAAAGTGCTACGTGACTAGATCtgaaaagttctcatcacaagaaaaaaaacaacttgtaactatgtatggtgatagACGTTAACTACACTGCCTGTGCTGATCATTTTATGATATATACAAGTATCGGATCATTATTGTACAGCTGAAACTGATGtaatgttatgtcaattatacctcaaaaaaaaGAGAttctaattcaaaaataaaaaacgttttttaaaaaacccgTATGACTGAATGCCTGTCTGGTCTCCCTGTGAGCTCTTGGTATTTTATAGACAGACCTCCGACCCAGGCACTGACACCTTCCAGGGGGTCCAGGCAGCAGAGGTGGCACGAGTGAATAACAGTTTGCATCAGGCAGGCCTCACTCCTTCAGGGTGACCTACTAAACCAGTCCTAATGCAACCTTTCCAAGGAGGATAACAAGTCCTCCTAGCATGCTGTCAGATGACGCCGGATTCCAACACTGGGTACTCATTTACAGGAGATGACGGTGTGTCCGAGCATTTGGCTGAAAAGACCATATTTCCAAATCAATTTGGTAGATAGCTAGGACTGCTCTAAATCAGAGCAAAATATATGGCAATGAAAGGCAGGAGAGGAATAGTCATTTAGGCAAATCGTGTAATCAAACATCCACTTCTCTTCATAGGGCTCTTGGCTGTTGCTGATTTTCTGTGCAAGCTTTTGGAATATTTTGAATAAGAGCTGGaagtcaaagaaagaaaaagctcacACACAAAGCCCCCCTCTGGTCCTCACATTCCTGTTTCCTACAGGAAAGAGACAGTACTACTATGTGGTCCAGCGTGGTGTCACCTGATAAATGACAACAAGCCAGGCCATCACTCCGCTCCTCCAGCACCAAGGTCTGCCACAGGTCCTGTAATTTATGATCCTGTTTAATCCTCCAAGGGTCCCAGGAACATGGATatcacccccacccctgacttcCAGAGAAGGAGGTTGAGGACCTTGCCCAGGGTCAAACAGCTCCTAAATGACACTTAGTTTTAAACTCGGGTCTACCTGTCTCCAAAAGCTTCTATGAGCACCTATgctttgagcacctactgtgtgtcagataCTGTGGTAGCTCTGGGATACTAATGGATAAATGGCAGAGAATGTGTCTTGAAGAGGCTCACAAGTTGGGAGGAACAATAATAAGCAACGCCACTAACAATTATTACAATTATAGAGGGCTTATCAGGTGCCAGATATCATGTAAACTGTTTCCCAAACCATACTTCAGTTAATCCTCCCACTATCTATTGGCATAGctattattttccatgttttaTGGGCCCTGAGGCTTGGAGAAGTTAAGCAACTAGACCAAAGTCACAAGGTTAATTATAGTGATATCTTCTGATTCCAAAACCCAGACTATTTAACTAGACTGACAAATGCAGCCCACACTCAGTACCACATTAACGAAGTAGATGGACAGCTGAGTTTACAAGTAGAAGGAATCACTA
This is a stretch of genomic DNA from Myotis daubentonii chromosome 4, mMyoDau2.1, whole genome shotgun sequence. It encodes these proteins:
- the LOC132233100 gene encoding mitochondrial import receptor subunit TOM6 homolog, whose translation is MAFSGVGVSAGGCAKEAPEILDNVGDWLWGIYRFADRNDFRRNLILNLGLFTAGVWLARNLSDIDLMAPQPGV